A window of Glycine soja cultivar W05 chromosome 2, ASM419377v2, whole genome shotgun sequence genomic DNA:
ATGTTCTTATGACTAAAAATTTATGTGGGGTTACTTCAAACatgaacatataattttttagtataagaaaaaaggatttgaatctTCTCATGTTCTTCAGTAATATGATATGGtcatcttataaaaaaagacaTGATTTATATCAAATTTAGTAGTGAGTTCTACAACAAAAGTACAAAACATATTAGTTTTTTGTTCgataaaatttatatctttCTTTATCCAACATAATCATATCGTGTTATTTATCACGAAtgccaattcaagaagaaagaaattgagGAAACTGAAAGgtagaagaaaagaaacaaaatttagtAATATTAGTCAGGAATTGGTTGAGGACTAGCTTTTAGTTTGGATTCTACGTACTAAAGAATAAGTAAAAAGTAAGAGAACATTTGATAGTGCTTTACATTTGTTGGAAAGTATTAGTTTGCTTTCTATAATGGAGCAGTTAATAAGCACAAATTTCTCTTCTTTACGTCAACGCGAGCAACACATGAATCGTGTGTAGATGCCCTCAGAAAATCTTTTAAGAAGCCAAAGATGTGTGAGGAACAAAAGGTTCCAACCACATAGTTAAACTTACCCTACATTTTTGCATCATGACAGTTACATGGAATGTTAGAACTGAACTTTTTCTAGGGAACATGTTCTTTGCACTTACTTTACATATATGAGATCTCATTAAAGATTTagctaaatatttttgtttcaccAACCTGTGTTCAACACAAGTTTCATCATGACAGACATATTTGAGAAGCACCAATCTTCTGATTCTTCAAATTATGCATCAAGTAGTGGCCTATGTGAGGAAGATAAGGAGATTGGGTATAGAGCTGCAACATCAAAGCACAGATATGTTTTGGCTAACAACTCTGCTCTTAAATTCATACCCATCAAAATTGACCTGAATTGTGCTCGCATGGTAAGAGTATACGCAGCCTTTCTAAGTTTATTTAGGTtttatttggataaacttctctataaacacttctagaaaaagaagataagaaagtaaatgaaatgagtttttctcataagttaaaatcaacctGCACTCATGGGAGAAGTTAAATAAGAGAACTTTTATAAAAGTGCATAAGTTGATGggagatatttaatttttctttcttattttttctcctaTAACTATTTACGGAATGCAACTGTCCCTGGATTATTTTGTTACAATTTTCGTATTggattttttagaaaacattttaaccAAACAAGCAATGCTTAATGTATTGTACAATATAATTCTAGATATGTAAGGATGACAAAAATGTGGAGTGAATAGCATTGTATGGAATATGACGTAGGTAGCAATTTGGACAATTACTAATGAGAGAAAGGTAAGTGTTATTAACTTAACAATATATTAGGTAAAATCCTGTAGAAGGCTATAAGAGAATTTAAACAGGATCCAAACAGAAACCAAATATAGTGCATATTATTTTCCCTTGGAAGTAAATCTtattatgtttgatttgatATTATGAGAAGTACAAGTAATTTTGATATGTAATGTAGGTGATGGCTGAGGTGGTGGGTACTTTTATTTTGATGTTCTGTGTGTGTGGAATCACTGCAAGCACACGATTCCAAAATGGTGCAGTGGGCCTTCTGGAGTATGCAGCTACAGCAGGATTAACAGTGGTGGTGATTATTTTCTCTATAGGGCCAATATCTTGTGCGCACGTTAACCCAGCTGTCACAATAGCCTTTGCAACAATTGGTCAATTTCCATGGTTGAAGGTGctaataagtaataataaaacgaaCAAAAGAGCATAGCATAGCATAGCATGGCATAGCATAGCCCTTGTTAAAAATTTCTGGTGGTATAATTGATTAGTTTATGACTATGTACCATTATTTTTCCCGTAACAGGTTCCAGTTTACATAATAGCACAGACAGTAGGTTCTATGTCGGCAACATACGTAGGTAGCCTTGTATACGGCATAAAATCAGATGCTATGATGACCATGCCACTCCAAGGGTGCAACTCTGCCTTCTGGGTGGAGGTTATTGCAACTTTCATCATCATGTTCCTCGTTGCAGCTTTGACATCTGAATCTCAATCAGTGAGGACTAATAAGCAACAAatttatatacatgcatatttaagttccttaaaaattaaactagctGATTAAAATTTTTGACACTGTACAGGTGGGCCATTTATCTGGCTTTGTTGCTGGAATGGCAATTGGGCTTGCTGTACTAATCACAGGGTACCTACccataaactctttttttttcaaaaaaaaaatgcttagtAAAATTAGTTTGTGTTGGTTCaacttattttagatttttggtaattttagtaaaattaagATGAATGTGTTGTCACATCAGAAATGTTAGGATAGGAAATAATTGTAcacaagaaaatattgatgtaaTACCAATTGAtaaaaagataacaagaaaatCAATTAAAGTGATTTGTCCACATATAAAAAAGGTCATTCAAAACACTAGCTAGTGACTAAGAGTACATTGCATGTTTTTGTCGTGTGAAAAATGAGAGACAGGAAAAGATATAGGAAGTTTTTAAGAGGAATCACATAGTAAATAATATTTCTATAGGTTCGGTCTTTAACCGAGTCAAATGCCATCAGGTCATCCATGAAGTTGACCCCATCCGGTGTGATAAGCTTTGTTGTGGTTGGTTCAACTTATTTTAGAGAAATAATTGCCTTTTTCTTTGCCAATggaaaagtttttgaaaaagaaaacaattatttcTCTGAAATAAGTCTTATCAAACTTGTGTGTTAGTctttttttcaaatgtaaaaGTCATTTATGCAGCCCAGTCTCCGGTGGATCAATGAATCCTGCAAGATCATTAGGTCCAGCAATTCTCTCATGGAAATTCAAGAACATATGGATATACATGGTAGCCCCCAGTGGTGGAGCTATAGCAGGAGCTGCAATGTTTCGTTTCCTACGCCTTCGAGACCAACATTCTAGTACTTTGTCCTCCCCAAACATCATTGATGTTGGTCGTTCCATACCCTTTTGCTCAAGTTAATGCACCGACATGATTCTGCAGAATCAGTAGTAATCATTGCATATTAGATAGCTTTTGCAGCTGAATTCTTCGttgttcctttttcttctttttttctctaggGAGAAGTGGGCCCATGATTTTGCTGGTAGAGAATAATTGGAGTTTATCCTATGGAAGAGTAGAAGGGTTCAGACAAAGATATGTGTTAAGAACAAAAGGAATATCAGATGGTGTTTATCATAAGTTTCCACTGTAATTATAGTAAACTTTGTTAAAAATATGTCAGCAATAAGATGCTGAAGCTCAAAAATTGAGATAACATGAGGGATTGATTGGCAGCAATCGTGTCATATCAATCCATATATTTGTTTAGAAAATTTGTTTTGAagattgattttgattaatcaGTAATTTACCTTGATTCGAATTCTTACGAAATGTTTCCACTCTTTGATTTTAAATGGCAGTGCATAGCCTCTTTGAATTCGAGATAGTCAGtgattttcacttttatttctcagtgtttttctttttggaaaaatatgattttagatCCTGTaggtctttttataaaattttgtttttagtccatGTAATTTCATATTATCcaatttagtttatatttttttaagaaaaaacttatttttagtcGTTCCTCCTAGATAGTATTGACACCATTTTTCACATGACAAATATATTTACtgtataaatttatgaaaatagcattctagaaacaaataaaataaaaaaaatgcaacaataaAATCTACAAAAGCGttgaagaatgaaaaaagaaccaaactataaataaatatttaatataaaaaattgcaaGGAAATAACTCAATAAATGAACCTAAAAAGAAATGTAAAAACTTGTAAAGTTAAAGTAATGGcaagaaaataatagaaaagataCAACTTGAAAAGGATATAAATACAATTCAAATGGCAAATGaagataaaacatttaaaatcaagataaaagtaaaagaattcAGAGTTGACTTGAAAATGATATCCATTGCACGTGATACTAATTAGTAGCTAGCTGAAGTATATACATTcacatgaaaattttaatttttaactaatgctCTAAGAGATTGATTtgtttaagaaaacaaaaatattgttttcttattaaaaatatttattattcagttgtagaaataattagtaaaaaaagaatttgtaaTAACAATTTCTCAGGCCACGATGCCGTAGCCATGCAAAGCCACGTACGCGTCAAGGCAAGAATTCCTTCAACGCAATACCAACCACAAAATCAAATTCTTCAGAAATCAAAACAGCAGCGATCCAGCCACAGAGTAATTCCATGATCTCTTACACCTACGGTGGTGCACATGGTCTGTGTCTTATACATTTCTAAGCGAAATGCAGAAAGGTACGTAACGTACTCTTATTATAACATAATTCAAGTGCATGCCATGCATGAATATGACATCATTGTGTTTAATTggtgttctttgattgatcttatGTTATTATCGATGTATGTTCCACATGcaaattaaagtgaattaaACTCATTAGGATGTGATTTTCATTCCTCACTGGTATATATCTCAatcttgttaattaaatttcagaGTATAATGGCAAGCCCACATTCACAGAGATCGTGGTGGCTTCCTCTATTGGGTTGATATTTGCCGCAGCAATGCATTATCGCGTTAAAACAAATAGGGATCGACAGATCATGCCACGTCTGAGAAAATCAAAGGCAAACCAAACCCCAAAGCTTGAAAAGTTCTCTCATTACGTaggtaataataatttatgtgtCTAATTATGTATTCTTTCAGTGATGTATATACTTATGGATCCATAAGCGTTAAtagaaatttattatataagatGATACTGGTCATATTTGTACGTGAGATTATCTTAATGAAATGGTGCAGCTAGGCAAATGGGGTTGAAAGACAGGAGAAGTTGTCCTCTTCTTTGTAAATTGGCTTCTGAATACATAAGGAATTCAGAGGATTGTGAAGATGATCTCTACGCCTTCTTCGAGAACGAACCAGATGCGGATTCACTTTCAGTCAAGCTTGTGGAGGAGTTTGAGAGATGCATTCTTAGTTACTTTGCATTCCATTGGACCCATGGTGATGTTTTGATAAGTCAGGTATCTAGACATGTCAAAATCTTTTATACTGTAAAATATTGTGTCTTGTCTCTCAATTTTTTGCCTAGTCCCTATACTTTAAAATTGGCGATTTTGATCTTCACATTTCTGAAAATTGGTGGAACTAGTCTCTCAGTCTAACTTTGTTAACCTTGTTTCCTAATGTGGCTAACGACTAACACATAGTAGCGACATGTTACATGGCAGCCACATTGCATCAGAGAGTAACTCCACTGGATTCAAAAAGATGAGGACCAAAAATATGGCTTTTGAAATGCAGAGACTATggctaatttaaataaaaattgaggaactaaaaacatattttatccttatattAAATCGTAGATATAATATACTAGGTAACAGAACTGTTTTCTTTTTGTCTGGTTTTTGCAGGTGTTTAGCTCTGAAGTTGAACCAAAAGCGAAGCTCAGGCACATAGTTATGGCGGCAACTAGGTGTGTATTAGTGTATTACTATAATTCTCCAACTATACTAATTGAACCATCTTTGGAAACAATGTGAGGATCATATGTTGTGAAATAGGATGTGAAAAACCTATAAAAGGGACCAAAGGTTTACCATTGTAGCTGCCCTTAGAAATCAATGAAACATAATTCCCTTTTGAAGTAgcaacaaatgaaaaaagaatctTGTTTATGAATAAATTACTTTTGATAACTTGTAACTCGTATCAATTTATGCCCTGTTGGTATCTGAGACTGAGAGTGAATATGTCACAGTTctcataaatgtttttattgatATCAGCGGTGTGAAAAGGGGTAGTCTTCCTTTCTGAGCTAAATAAATAGTATCCTTTGCACAGGGAACAAAGGTTCGAGAGAGTGACCAAGAATCTGAAGGTGGCTAGAGTTTTCAACACATTAGTGGAAGAGATGAAAGCAATGGGACTTGCCACAAATGATGACTCTCAATGCACAGAGGTGATGGCTCCAGTAGCACACTGTGATAGGAGCCCAGTGCTTCTTTTCATGGGTGGTGGCATGGGAGCTGGCAAGAGCACTGTGCTTAAGGACATTCTCAAAGAGTAAGAGAAGTCAATTATATATTCTCTGCACAAGAACGAATCACTTtgtttttcaataatataaCTTATCCTATGATATATGAAATGCTTAAACAAACCTAATTTTTGTGTTCATGAAATTTAAACAGACCTTTCTGGGCAGGAGCAGCAGGTAATGCCGTAATCATTGAGGCAGATGCCTTCAAAGAATCAGATGTCATCTATAAGGCCCTCAGTGCAAGAGGGCATCAGGACATGATTCGAACAGCTGAACTGGTGACATGATTCAGACTCTTCTCTGCTCATTTCCCTGTATTCTATTCTGTATATATATAGCACAAATGTGTGTTAacattccttcttttttttacttttctgtgGGGTGAATATGGTCAACAGTGGCATAGCCAAAATTTATAAGGATAGATTATCATGGACAACTTAATTATGcttaataagtttattaacatgacagtttatatcataaatttaaggctgaagtttgtttttggttcctctaagttcatttttttaattttattctttgtaaatttgtgttttttcaattttggttcCGTGAACATGAACTTATGggaattataaaagaaaaaattagaatCTTAACCAAAATTGGAAAAGCATCAACTTACATGATAAAAAACATATGTAAGCTTAAATTTAACCGTAAAGGTTTATTGAAATGGGTTATGaaagaatttattttgataatccTTACCATgaagttaatttataaataagctaaaaagatattatataaaaaaaataagtcattTTCATAGGGCCAAATAATTTCTAAAGAAGATCTTCTTACAGTTCCCATAATGACAGTCATTTAATTGTTGTATGGTGATTTTGTTTATTGCATGATCAAGTTATTGTTGCAAACAGGTACACCAATCATCCACTGATGCAGCCTCATCCCTCCTAGTAACAGCACTAAATGAGGGGCGTGATGTAGTTATGGATGGCACACTCTCCTGGTTACCATTTGTTGTGCAGACAATAACAATGGCTAGAAATGTCCACCGCCGCCGTTACCGCATGGGACCTGGCTACAAGGTAAACGAGGATGGAACTGTGACCGAAAACTATTGGCAGCGAATTGAGGGGGAAGGGCCAGAACTAGTTGGAGGCAAAATGAGAAAACCATATAGGATAGAGCTGGTTGGAGTAGTATGTGATGCTTATCTTGCAGTCATTAGAGGCATAAGGTAGATTCATCCCTAATCTTTATATTAGTTTGGCAATCTTATGATCAAACAGTGAACAAATTTGAATGCCAACAACAGGAGAGCTATCATGTGTAGAAGAGCAGTAAGAGTGAAGTCACAATTGACATCTCACAAGAGATTTGCTGATGCATTTCTGACTTATTGCCAGCTTGTAGACAATGCCCGGCTATACAGTACAAATTCTTTGGAAGGCCCACCTAAGGTATACATATTTCCCTTTCTTATTCTTTCACTGATGCCAAAAACAAAAACCTGCATACACACTTTCTTTATAAGGAGGGGAAAAAGGGTGTTTGGATTCCCGATTGAGGTGTTTCAAACTCAGGTTGAAGACTAAACTCAGTTTCATAACATGTTTCAGGCAAACAGGCTTGCTTGGTTTGAGGCAAAAGTCATTTTACCAACAAATCAAGATCTTTACTATTgcgtttatttttcttttatcctttGGATTTGCATTGGAACGTGCGCCGCAGCATTTCCaactacaaatcaaacatgaaCTGATTATTCTTGAAAGTATGTTCGTCGCCTGAAACCAAGTTTCCATAAAAGCAAGACTAAGGTTTCTTTTGCAAAATGAAAACTACTCCCAAAATGACAGATCATGTAACtaatagtaaataataaaatttgtatctCACCATTTCCTCTCTGAAATTTACCAACATGAATGAAAAACTTTGTTGCAAGCTGTAAAATATAATGTGAATGCTATCTCTAGATATTTCTATTACTAATCATTTACTATTGTCATTGCTGTGGTGGGCCTTATTTGGTCCCTATATTCAACATCACTACTGACCAGATAAATGTTGTAAAGTTGATAGGATGGAAAGATAGAGACAAGACATTGCTCGTTGATCCAGATGAAATAGATTGTTTGAAGAGGATTTCTACGTTGAATGAAAAGGCCAACAACATATATGAACTTTACAAGCACCCCAACCCAACTTGTGAAGCTGGATCGATATGGAAAGACATTGTACTATCTCCTTCAAGGTTGAACATCCAACAAGAGCTGAAGTATTCAATCCAAAAGgttgagaaaataaaatgtacTAGTAGCTCTTTATGAAGCAGTGATGACACTTTTCCACCTTTAGCTTTTAAGATAAGGTTCACAAGATAGAAAACCATCTAAAGTACAAAAGTAAAGCATTAAGATATGCTCAATGAGCTTACATAGGTTATTGGAATTTATGACCGAGGAAAATTTATGTTTGTTGTGCCGACGTGATGAACTATAAGTGTACAAAAGAACACCATATAGTCAAaatcttgaaattgaaaattctaGAATTTGTTTTGCTCAGTCATCAAATTCAGGACTACCCACCCACCAAGGATAGCTATTAAATGCAATTACTTAGTTTCAAAACTGATTAGGTCAGTTATCAAATTTGACGATTACCATCTGCCAAATTTTAGACAAAATAAAAGGTTTTTCTTTCTATTAGAAAACTGTTAACTTTCCTTCAAGTACCCAATAATTGACCAGTTTCcggaagataaaagataaatggAGACAAAATATAATGGCTGCTGTGACCACTGACCAGTGACAGCTGACAACAATATGCACTGGTAGTTGTTGGATATTATAAACATATTGTAACAGTTAAATCCTTATGTGTCTGATTTAGATTAATCAGGAGTTTATAAGTTGATGTTAGCTAAAGTAAAAACTTCGTATCCCATTGcccggaggctcttcgctatgcgaaggtatgggagagggatgttgtacgcagccttacccttgcatatgcaaagaggctgttttcggattcgaacccatgaccaacaagtcaccaaggcacaactttaccgctgcaccagggctcgccctcaaaaacttcgtaccccattgcccagaggctcttcgctatgcgaaggtatgggggagggatgttgtacgcagccttacccttgcatatgcaaagaggctgtttcctgATTTGAatccatgaccaacaagtcaccaaggcacaactttaccgctatTAGCTAAAGTActgaaacaaaatcaattaatcatgacCAAGAGAGTAATAGGCATACTTTGTAATTCTAATAGAAAGTTAGACAATAGTCTCCACTTTAACCTTTTCTTTTGTACTCTTTTACTTATGCTTCAAATCAGACTCTTTCCTCTTCTATCGAAAGTCTAAACCCACAAAAACATAGTTCACTTGCCATATTAATAGAAAGTTACAATGACAGATTCTCAAACATGCGAAAATGTTGAGGAATCTGTAGAATGAGTGAGACTTCCCCTTAAATTCCCTTTAACAGCACAAACAGCATGGGAAAACTGTGACTTAGCCTAAACTCTAGGGCCTCTATTATCATGTGAGCAGGTTGCTTCTTCTGGTAGATTTCTCTCCAAATGCTTCGCCAACAACTTTAAACAAGCACAATTAGAGAACTGAGCCAGTACACCATTTTTATGAATTCTTTTTAATAATGTCACTTGGCACTTGGCACTTGCTTACAATTTCACAGCACACTTCGCATTACTTTCCATGAATTATATCAGATTTACTTAACCGGCAATCGAcctataatatatcaaaatgttTGTGAGAAGTACTTAGATAGGTAAATTATTCACTAAATAAGTAGAGTATTTGATTAATGAAAACGATGTTAGGATATGTATGTAGAAATACGCGtgtcaatttctttttctttctctccagGAGCCAATTGTCTAAAGCTGAAACTCAATCCGTCATAGAAGAGGCAACGCAGATTCTTGTAATACCTTACATTATCACTGTAAAAGCTAGCAGAAATCCATGACTGAGATCTGAGTCAACTTTTGGTATTATTATAATCTCTAATTCCCTATCAATGGCGATATTATTTACATCTATCTTTCAAAATCTACAACAGAGCTATGCCTTGCTACTTGCGAGTTAATCATAGTTCCAAACATTTACCCGTATGGTTAACATTTTGTTAATAAACATTATTGATAATTGATTGGAAGTTCAGACTTTAAGTATCACATTGAACTATTTTAAGGGAAAATGTTGAATATGTTGTAGGGGTAGTTGATTGGAGCTGGTACGAATAAATATGGTATTGATGCTATCATAATGTCACTAGCAGACTTGCAGTAGTAATTCCAACCACGTTGCCCTCCTTTATAACGTGTCCATTGCAGTAATGACTTAAACTCTTACTCCAGGTGGACGTTATTTTCTGTCATAGAAAGTAACAATATTTCCGGAAGATGCACTTACAAGTAAATATAAGCTTTCTGTACTACTATTATTCAAATAATGGGTAAGCAGCACATCAACCCTTCGATGAGTATTTCTCTACTacttgtattaaatatttttaagtataattagattgatttattttaacgTAATGATCACTTTCTTACGGCTGCTATTTCTCCAAAATGTTATATTCCTTATCGTACAATAGTCAATAGGTACAAACATACGCTACATACAGACACACCTGAAGCCACAAGCTATGTTGTTTACCCTCCCTTTCCCTCTAAACTCTACACCCAAAGATACGTTTCCTTGTAGTATTCATCATTCCTGTCCCCTTGATGCATCCTCACAATTCACAAATCAAAGTCCATACTTGAGTACCTAATGTGAACTTTTCCATTAGTGATCGGCATGGTTTGAATTTTGGAAAAAGCaaactaaaatcaaatcaaGCCAGTAAAATGGTTAACTTACCGAAACACCATTTTTAGCAAAACTAGTTTGGTAGCAGCGAAATTGATGAAGTTGGAAGTTTCTGCTTTCAGCATATATAACTCGTTGTTGCTTCCTCCTTTTAAGGGAGTAGCCAATAGGGCTACATCAGCCACATGATATAGGTGACATTTATTTCAAGCTGTAACATTGCATTTCCACAAATAAAAATTCtcagaaa
This region includes:
- the LOC114373046 gene encoding uncharacterized protein LOC114373046; translation: SEYNGKPTFTEIVVASSIGLIFAAAMHYRVKTNRDRQIMPRLRKSKANQTPKLEKFSHYVARQMGLKDRRSCPLLCKLASEYIRNSEDCEDDLYAFFENEPDADSLSVKLVEEFERCILSYFAFHWTHGDVLISQVFSSEVEPKAKLRHIVMAATREQRFERVTKNLKVARVFNTLVEEMKAMGLATNDDSQCTEVMAPVAHCDRSPVLLFMGGGMGAGKSTVLKDILKEPFWAGAAGNAVIIEADAFKESDVIYKALSARGHQDMIRTAELVHQSSTDAASSLLVTALNEGRDVVMDGTLSWLPFVVQTITMARNVHRRRYRMGPGYKVNEDGTVTENYWQRIEGEGPELVGGKMRKPYRIELVGVVCDAYLAVIRGIRRAIMCRRAVRVKSQLTSHKRFADAFLTYCQLVDNARLYSTNSLEGPPKLIGWKDRDKTLLVDPDEIDCLKRISTLNEKANNIYELYKHPNPTCEAGSIWKDIVLSPSRLNIQQELKYSIQKVEKIKCTSSSL
- the LOC114373038 gene encoding probable aquaporin NIP7-1; protein product: MTDIFEKHQSSDSSNYASSSGLCEEDKEIGYRAATSKHRYVLANNSALKFIPIKIDLNCARMVMAEVVGTFILMFCVCGITASTRFQNGAVGLLEYAATAGLTVVVIIFSIGPISCAHVNPAVTIAFATIGQFPWLKVPVYIIAQTVGSMSATYVGSLVYGIKSDAMMTMPLQGCNSAFWVEVIATFIIMFLVAALTSESQSVGHLSGFVAGMAIGLAVLITGPVSGGSMNPARSLGPAILSWKFKNIWIYMVAPSGGAIAGAAMFRFLRLRDQHSSTLSSPNIIDVGRSIPFCSS